The DNA segment GGTATACCGGCCACTGTATTCAGACTCAGAAACTTGCTTTGCTTGAAGGCGAAGCAATCGATCACCAGCCGGATACTGACCGGCAAATGCCTTAATTCGTGTTGCACCCGTTCGGCCAGCGATGCGCCGGGGAAAGCCACCCAAACTTCGTCCACCGCTTGCTTGGAAATCAAACCGGTCAAATCGCTTAATTTGCCCAAACGCGGCAGCGAAAAATCACCGACATCCAGCCTGTCTTCCAAGCGGTCATCGACAAAACCGACCACCTGCAATCCGGCCCAGGACGACTGATTCAACTGCCGGCTAACGGCAACCGCCATCTGATTCAAGCCGACCAAAATGATACGGCCCTGGCTCCAACCCCTGGCGCGCAACCACTTCAGGACTTGAGCCAGCACGCCACGAGCCGCCAACATAAACACCAGCCCCAATGCGCCCCAGGAAGCGATCCAGCGGTAACTGGAACCGAACCAGAAATGTAATCTGACCAGGGCCACGATGGACACTACCGCCAGCAAGGCCAACAACCAAGCGCGGACGATGCGCGGAATTTCGCCGCGCATCGCATCGTTGCGCCAGGGCCGATACACTTGGCCGATTTCAAAAAAGATGATAGCGCCCAAAATGCCTAAGGCAATCACGAAGCGGTAATGCTGATCGATCACGAATTCGCGCAACCAAAAATAGTGCGCCAGCCAGGCGGCTCCCAATAACATGACCACATCGATAACCCTCAACAACAGGATCACCGTGTGCCCGTATTGCTTGAACAACCCGTTGAAGATATTTCCCAAACTGAGTGGCATATTTGCTAAACCCCTGTTTCGTCTTTGTACAATGAAGAATCCTGGCACCTTTGGATGCCACCCAAAGCAACCGATGAAACTGGTTGCCACGCTTAGGGACAAAGCTTACAGAGGCAAGATGAGAACAATCCGTGGATTGGATTAAGATCGGATGAAAGCAGAATTAGATTTATATGAAGCCAGACGCTACATTGTCAGCTTATTTAGTGGCAAGGCATCTAGCCAGGAAACTGTACAAATGTGTTAGGCTTTTACCTCTTTCAATGACTCGGGACAGGTCTGTCTGGTTGATCGAGCAAACCCCAGGACTCAATGCTTACAGCAAGAGCATGCCTCATGTTTAGCCCACGTTTTTTTTACCGCTTATTAAGTTGCCTAGCCGCGCTAATTTTGTGGTCTAGTCATGCCTCCGGCAAGGAAGCTTTGACCTGGGGCGTCTTGAACTTTCCGCCCTTTCAAATATTGGAAGGTTCGCGTCAAGGTAGCGGCAGTTTCGATGGCGAACTGCAAAGGTTGATCGCCCGCATGCCGGAGTACGCACACGACGTGGTACCGATGAGTTTTGCCCGCCGCCGCGAGGATTTCATTGCCGGTGCCAATCTTTGTACGCCCGGAATATTCAAGCCCCCTGCCCAAGCTTTGAATCTGGCCATCTCGATGCCGGCGTTGACGCATTTGGACAATAGAATTGTTTTCCTCAAGGACAAGGCCAAGTTGTTCGGCGAAGATAATCCGATAGCCCTCGATACGCTATTCAGCAACGAAAAACTGGTCGGCGCCGTGGTGCCGGGCCGTTCATACGCGCCCAACATAGACGAAGCCATTCAGCGCTTTCGAGGCAAACCCAACCTGATGATACGCCCACTTGAAACCCGGCAATTATTTGAAATGCTGCTGAACGGCGACCTTGATTACCTGATTCTGTTTTCCCACGAAGCCGCCTTCCTCGCTGACCAATCCGGCGGCTCGGAACTCATCATGAATCGTCCCATTGCCGGAACGCCTCCATACCTATACACGCATGTCGCTTGCACCGGCAACGCCTGGGGACAGGCCATCATCGCCAAAATCAACGCCATCCTGCTGTCGGAACGCGAACAAGCGCAATACCGAAGCTATTCGGAGCGCTGGTATCCAATCGAGGACCGGGAAAAAGTGCGCGGCTACTATCCGAATATGCTCAAGGAACTCAAATAGGTTAATGGTATGCCCAGCATCAAGTCACTTGCCGGCCGTCTGTTCAAACTGGTTTTTGGCTGGTATCTACTGTTGGCGATATTGGTCACCTGCTTTCAACTCGGCTTCGAATTCTTATTGATCAGGTCCACCATTGGCGCCGATATGGCGGCGCTAGGACAATCCTTTACACCGGCCGTTGCCGACGCCATTTGGACTTTCGATCAGCCCCTGCTCGATTCGCTGATCAACGGCATGGGCCAGGCATCGATCATCACCGGCGCCAAGATTGAAAACAGCCGGGGCGACATCCTAGCCAAAGTAGGCCGACTTCCTGATGCGAATGAAGCCAAATCCGATGATTTTCTGGCCCCGTTTCAGATGCATGAGCTGTCGCTGTGGTCCAAACCGCTAACGGAAAGCCATGTCAGCCGCGAGCTGGGAAAAATGGTGCTCTACAGCGACCGTAACGTGGTATTGGTCAGAATCAAGTACAGTTTCATGGTCATCCTGATCAACTCCTTGGTCAAAACCGCGGGGCTATGGTTGATCTTTTATTGGGCCATTACCTGGCGTCTGTCCAAGCCCTTGACCAAGCTTTCCCAAACCGTGTCCACCCTGAATTTCAGAGCCGATGAGATCGAACCGGTACCGATAGAATATCGCGAACAAGACGAGGTGGGACAACTGGTCGCATCCTTGAACGATATGCGCCTCCGGCTTTACACCGCGCATCGGGAACTGGAACAAAAGGTTGTCGATCTGGCGCAAGCCCGCGATGTCGCGGAGGCGGCCAATCGCGCCAAGAGCATTTTCCTGGCCAACATGAGCCACGAACTGCGCACGCCCTTGAATGCCATCCTCGGCTTCTCCAGCATGATGCGCAAGGATACGCAACTTCCCGAGAGTCCGAGAAAAAACCTAGACATCATCAACCGTAGCGGCGAACACCTGCTGGCCCTGATCAACGACATACTCGAAAAGGCCAAAATCGATGCGGGCCGTTTGCAACCGAGGGAAACGCCGTTCGATCTGGACGATATGCTGCGCGATGTGGTGGACACCATGCATTTGCAAGTCCAAGAAAAGGGGCTGCAATTACTGATAGACCCATCCTCCTCATTTCCGCGTTTTATCATCGGCGACCGTGATTGCCTGCGCCAAGTGTTGATCAACCTGATCGGTAACGCCATTAAATTTACCCAACAGGGTAGCATTCTGGTCCGCCTGGGTACTCGACGGGACGAGTCCCCCCGCCTATGGATCGAAATCGAGGACACGGGGCCCGGCATCGCACCGGAAGATCAACAACGGATTTTCGAACCTTTTGTGCAACTGGGCGAACATAGCCTCAATAAAGGCACCGGGCTCGGACTCTCCATCGCCCGCCAATATCTTGAAATGATGGGTGGCGGCATTGAGCTGGAAAGCAATCCAGGCAAGGGTGCGCGGTTCAGGATAGATTTGCCGCTGAAGGAAGCCAGCGAAATCACTGTCATACCCCAACCGGTACAGGCAGGACAAGACGTAGTGGGCCTGGCTCCCGGCCAACCCGAATACCGTATCCTGATCATCGAAGATCAGTCGGAAAACCAGCTGCTGCTATCCAAGCTGATGGAAACCCTTGGTCTGCGGATCAAAATTGCTGTGAACGGCGAACAAGGCGTACAACTGTTCCAGAGTTGGCAACCCCATCTGATTTGGATGAATCACCGCCCACCCGTTATCGATGGATGCGATACCGCCAGGGCAATCCGCCGACTCCCCGGCGGCAAGGCAATAAAAATCGTTGCAATCACCCCATCCGACTTCATGGCGCATCGTGATGAACTACTTAACACCGGAATGGACGATGTAGTCAGCAAACCCTATCGAGCCCACGAAATCCATGGCTGTTTATCGAAGCAACTAGGCTTGCGGTTTATTTATGAAATAGCCCCCGAACAACAAGCACTATCGACAAAATTAAGCCCCGAGATGCTCTTGGTTGTACCGAAAGAACTACGCCAGCAGCTGCAGCATGCATTGGAAAGCCTGGATACAGAGCTGATTGACCGTATGGTTGAGCAGATTGGCCCCTACGATCAAAACCTGAAAGCAGTACTGGTCAAGTTAACCGACAATTTTGACTTTCCGGCCATTTTAAAAGTGTTACGGAACAACTGAGGCTATCAAATTGTACCTATTGCCGATGTCAAAATTACCGTTGGCCGAGCGGATTCAAGGTTTGCTGAACGAAGTCGAAGCAAATTGTTGACTTCGACTCCGCTCAGTCAACCACGGTTTTTTAGGGCAGCGGTAAATTCATTGCCATGATTTACCCAGGAAATCGCCGAACAACCCGACATCCCAGCCAAGAATGCCGGCGGGTCTTTTTTATTATCGTCACTAATCGTCGTCTCAGTTTCTAATCTTGTATCCGCTCTTGAACACCCACCAGACAAAAGTCAGGCAGATGATCAGGAAGCCGAAGGTCATGGCGATACTCATCCCAACATCGACGTCGGCTATACCATAAAAACTCCAGCGAAAGCCGCTGATCAAATACACCACCGGATTGAACAGGGTGATCTTTTGCCACAAGGGCGGCAACATATTGATTGAATAGAAAGCGCCGCCCAGGAAGGTCAGCGGAGTAACGACCAACATCGGTACTACTTGGAGTTTCTGAAAACTGTCGGCCCACAGGCCGATGATGAAGCCGAATAGGCTGAAAGTTACGGCTGTCAGCAACAGAAAGCCTATCATCCATACGGGATGAGCAATCTCGTAGGGCACAAAAATGCGAGCGGTACCTAGAATCAACAGGCCCAACATCACCGACTTGGTCGCCGCCGCACCGACATAGCCGATCAAGACTTCGACCCATGAAACCGGCGCCGACAGCAGCTCGTAAATAGTCCCTGCCCATTTGGGCATGTAGATGCCGAAAGAAGCGTTGGATATGCTTTCGTTCAGAAGATTCAGCATCACCAAGCCGGGAATGATGAAGGCGCCGTAAGCGATGCTGTCGATGTCGCCCATCCGCGAACCGATGGCTTTGCCGAAGACGATGAAGTACAGCGAGGTGGTCAGCACCGGCGCGACGATGCTTTGCGCCAGAGTACGAAAGGTGCGCGCCATTTCGAAGCGGTAAATGGCGCGTATGCCGTAGATATTCATGCCATAGCCCCCTTGGGCCGATGTACCAGACTGACGAAGATGTCCTCCAGCGAACTCTCGCTGGAACGTAAATCCTTGAATTCGATGCCGTGCTCGCCCAACGAACGCAGCAGCTCGGCAATACCGGTTTCCTCTTCCTGGCTGTCGAAACTATAAACCAGGGTATCTCCATCGTCGCAGAGCGCCAACGACCAAGCAGCAAGCTCGGCCGGGATAGAGGCCATGCGCTGCCTCAGACTCAGGGTGAGTTGCTTCTTGCCGAGCTTACGCATCAATACCGCTTTGTCCTCGACCACGATCAGTTCGCCCTTATTGATGACGCCGATGCGATCGGCCATATCTTCGGCTTCCTCGATGTAATGCGTGGTCAGAATGATGGTGGTGCCGTTTTCGCGCAGCTCGCGCACCATGCGCCACATGTCGTGGCGTAACTCCACATCGACGCCGGCACTCGGCTCGTCGAGGAATAATATCGTCGGCTCATGCGCCAGGGCCTTGGCAATCAGCACCCGGCGTTTCATGCCGCCGGACAGCGCCATGATTTTCTCGCCGCGCTTGTCCCACAGAGACAAATCGCGCAGCACTTTTTCCAGGTGGGCCGGGTTGGGCGCCTTGCCGAACAGTCCCCGGCTGAATGCGATCGTGGCCCAGACCGACTCGAACGCGTCGGTATGCAATTCTTGCGGCACCAAGCCAATGCTGGCCCGTGCCGCGCGATAATTTCGCACGGTGTCGTGACCGTCGGCAATGATGGTGCCGGAACTGGCATTGACGATGCCGCAGATGATGCCGATCAATGTGGTCTTGCCGGCACCGTTGGGACCGAGCAAGGCGAATATCTCGCCGCGCTTGATGTCCAGGTCGATATTTTTCAGCGCTTGGAAACCGCCGGCATAAGTCTTGTTAACGCCGCGCACGGAGATGATGGAGACGGAAGTAGAGTCATTCATGGCTGCGGATGAGGCATCAAAAGTTTCCACACGTCCCCCAACGGCACCGGGCTCTGGCTGTGTATCAAAATCCGCCGATAAATATTGTGAATGTTCATGGTGGCCTAGTTTCTAGTAATTGTTCCGACTATAGAGTATAAAACCCATGCCTTACAAGGCGGCTTTGTGTTTCCCCGACAAACAGCGCAAGGACTTCACGCACCAATCCGACTGTTTAAATAATCTGTCCCTACATTCCACTATGAATTTTGCATCCGATAATTGGGCCGGTGCTCACCCGGCGATTTCGCAACGCTTGATGGAAGCCGCGGCCGGATTTTCGGCGCCTTATGGCGAAAGCACGCTGGATCGCAAGATCGAGCAAAGGTTTAACGAGCTATTCGAACGTGAAGTGGCGGTGTACTTTGTCAGCACCGGCACAGCCGCTAATTCGCTGGCCCTGGCCGCCGTCAACCGTCCGGGCGGGGTTTCCTTTTGTCACCGAGAAGCCCACATGCTGGAAGATGAATGCGGCGCGCCGGAGTTTTTTACCCATGGCGCGCGTCTGGCGCCGGTGGACGGAGACAACGGTAAAATCGATCCTCGCAATCTCAAAGCCGAAATCCAGCGTTTTCCGCCTAATTTTGTCCACGTGGGTCAACCGATGGCGATTTCCATCACCCAAGCCACCGAAATCGGCACGCTTTACCAGCCCGATGAAATTACCGCCGTCGCCGAGATAGCGCAAACTTACAACTTACCCTTGCATATGGACGGCGCCCGCTTTGCCAATGCGCTGGTGGCTTTGAACCTGACACCGGCCGAAATGAGCTGGAAACTCGGCGTGGACATCGTCTCATTCGGCGCCACCAAAAACGGTTGCTGGTGCGCCGAAGCCCTGGTCTTCATGAATCCGGAACTGGCCAAGGATTTGCCTTTCATTCGTAAACGCGCCGCGCAACTGGTTTCTAAAAGCCGGTTTATCGCCTGTCAATTTGATGCCTATTTACACGATGATTTGTGGCTGGACTTGGCCCGTTATGCCAATACGATGGCCGAACGTTTGCAAAACGGCATCGTTGCCTCTAAACGAGCCCGTTTAGCCTGGCAGCCGGAAGCCAATGAAGTGTTTTGCGTGTTGGATAAAACGCATGCGGATCAGCTTCGGGAAAAAGGTGCCGTTTTTTACCCATGGAACCCTCCACGCGCAAAACCCGGCCTGTTAGAACAACACCAGGTGCTGGTCCGATTGGTCACCAGCTTTGCGACCGAGACTGATCAAGTCGATCGATTTCTTGAGTTTTTGGGTTGAAGGTCGATTTTCAGGTTCACCTGGCATTGAATTGAACTTGGCGGCTGCAGTTTTCGGCCGAAATTTTTCAAAAAATCGACTGACAAAAATCGACCCAAAGCGACAATCGGTTTAATTTTGGCAATGACCGCAAATAGACAATAAGCCGATGCTGGGTTTGCACAGGTAGGCTGGGTTGAATGATAATGAAACCCAGCTTTGAAGCCGAAAAGTTTTGAAATTCAAAAAACATTTTTGGATGCAAAGAAACTTGGCGATTTCAAAGCATCCGCTGGGTTTCGCGTTGCTCTACCCAGCCTACGGCCATGAAGGTTTAAACCAAGAATGTCTGTCTGAAAAATATACTATCACCTTTATACAGTCATTTTTCATCCAAGGGTGCGATAGCGTAGCATATCCAATGCAGAGTGTTTCGCTATATGACCTAACAGATTGGATATTTCTTATTGTATCCTTGAATAAAATTAAACAAGCTATTTCTTTGTAAGCTATATCTTTTAAAGAAAAGAAAATAATATAGAAATTAACACTAAATTTATAATGACAGCTACTACAAGATGTTTTAGAGCCTGCAGTAAGTTATTTGTTCAGCATGCATTAGGCGATATGTTGAAAAGCAATGAATATAATGACATCGATGAGCAACTTGATTCGATTCTATTATTGTCAGATAGGGTTTTAGCTGCGTTCATTGAAGATAGAGAATTTGGTCGGATATCGAAAATAGCCGACCTTCTAAAGGATATTAATGCAACCGTTAAAAATCAAAGCGAAAACATAAGTATATTTGAAGAACTTCTCCAGAATACGGAGCTATGGCTTAAGCTTTTGTTGTGGTTAGTTGATCCGGCAAAATCAACCAGTTTAAAAAGCAACCCTCAAAGTTATACTCTTTTCCCTTGTATACGAGAGCTTGGTCTTCTGACTCAAGCTGAACTAGACACGAAAGAAAATGATGTAAAAAATATTTCAGACGAAGTAAGAATATTAATATACTGGAATCGAAAAGATAGAAATTATTTAACTCACGCCACCTATGAAATTCCTGATTATATAAAAGCAAGATTTCCATCTGTAGCGTTAATAACTTTATTAGCCCCGGTATATAAGC comes from the Methylomonas sp. LL1 genome and includes:
- a CDS encoding undecaprenyl-phosphate glucose phosphotransferase is translated as MPLSLGNIFNGLFKQYGHTVILLLRVIDVVMLLGAAWLAHYFWLREFVIDQHYRFVIALGILGAIIFFEIGQVYRPWRNDAMRGEIPRIVRAWLLALLAVVSIVALVRLHFWFGSSYRWIASWGALGLVFMLAARGVLAQVLKWLRARGWSQGRIILVGLNQMAVAVSRQLNQSSWAGLQVVGFVDDRLEDRLDVGDFSLPRLGKLSDLTGLISKQAVDEVWVAFPGASLAERVQHELRHLPVSIRLVIDCFAFKQSKFLSLNTVAGIPTLDVSVSPLHGINRYIKEMEDRLLALILLLLISPLMLIIAMGVKLSSRGPVFYQQERVGWNNRKFTMLKFRSMPVGTEAKTGAVWAKPGENRATPFGAFLRKTSLDELPQLINVLRGDMSLVGPRPERPDFVEVFKEQVPNYMKKHMVKAGITGWAQVNGWRGDTDLNQRIEHDLYYIQHWSVWFDLEIAFRTVLTGFINKNAY
- a CDS encoding threonine aldolase family protein translates to MNFASDNWAGAHPAISQRLMEAAAGFSAPYGESTLDRKIEQRFNELFEREVAVYFVSTGTAANSLALAAVNRPGGVSFCHREAHMLEDECGAPEFFTHGARLAPVDGDNGKIDPRNLKAEIQRFPPNFVHVGQPMAISITQATEIGTLYQPDEITAVAEIAQTYNLPLHMDGARFANALVALNLTPAEMSWKLGVDIVSFGATKNGCWCAEALVFMNPELAKDLPFIRKRAAQLVSKSRFIACQFDAYLHDDLWLDLARYANTMAERLQNGIVASKRARLAWQPEANEVFCVLDKTHADQLREKGAVFYPWNPPRAKPGLLEQHQVLVRLVTSFATETDQVDRFLEFLG
- a CDS encoding ABC transporter ATP-binding protein — encoded protein: MNDSTSVSIISVRGVNKTYAGGFQALKNIDLDIKRGEIFALLGPNGAGKTTLIGIICGIVNASSGTIIADGHDTVRNYRAARASIGLVPQELHTDAFESVWATIAFSRGLFGKAPNPAHLEKVLRDLSLWDKRGEKIMALSGGMKRRVLIAKALAHEPTILFLDEPSAGVDVELRHDMWRMVRELRENGTTIILTTHYIEEAEDMADRIGVINKGELIVVEDKAVLMRKLGKKQLTLSLRQRMASIPAELAAWSLALCDDGDTLVYSFDSQEEETGIAELLRSLGEHGIEFKDLRSSESSLEDIFVSLVHRPKGAMA
- a CDS encoding ABC transporter permease — protein: MNIYGIRAIYRFEMARTFRTLAQSIVAPVLTTSLYFIVFGKAIGSRMGDIDSIAYGAFIIPGLVMLNLLNESISNASFGIYMPKWAGTIYELLSAPVSWVEVLIGYVGAAATKSVMLGLLILGTARIFVPYEIAHPVWMIGFLLLTAVTFSLFGFIIGLWADSFQKLQVVPMLVVTPLTFLGGAFYSINMLPPLWQKITLFNPVVYLISGFRWSFYGIADVDVGMSIAMTFGFLIICLTFVWWVFKSGYKIRN
- a CDS encoding ATP-binding protein, whose protein sequence is MPSIKSLAGRLFKLVFGWYLLLAILVTCFQLGFEFLLIRSTIGADMAALGQSFTPAVADAIWTFDQPLLDSLINGMGQASIITGAKIENSRGDILAKVGRLPDANEAKSDDFLAPFQMHELSLWSKPLTESHVSRELGKMVLYSDRNVVLVRIKYSFMVILINSLVKTAGLWLIFYWAITWRLSKPLTKLSQTVSTLNFRADEIEPVPIEYREQDEVGQLVASLNDMRLRLYTAHRELEQKVVDLAQARDVAEAANRAKSIFLANMSHELRTPLNAILGFSSMMRKDTQLPESPRKNLDIINRSGEHLLALINDILEKAKIDAGRLQPRETPFDLDDMLRDVVDTMHLQVQEKGLQLLIDPSSSFPRFIIGDRDCLRQVLINLIGNAIKFTQQGSILVRLGTRRDESPRLWIEIEDTGPGIAPEDQQRIFEPFVQLGEHSLNKGTGLGLSIARQYLEMMGGGIELESNPGKGARFRIDLPLKEASEITVIPQPVQAGQDVVGLAPGQPEYRILIIEDQSENQLLLSKLMETLGLRIKIAVNGEQGVQLFQSWQPHLIWMNHRPPVIDGCDTARAIRRLPGGKAIKIVAITPSDFMAHRDELLNTGMDDVVSKPYRAHEIHGCLSKQLGLRFIYEIAPEQQALSTKLSPEMLLVVPKELRQQLQHALESLDTELIDRMVEQIGPYDQNLKAVLVKLTDNFDFPAILKVLRNN
- a CDS encoding transporter substrate-binding domain-containing protein, whose product is MFSPRFFYRLLSCLAALILWSSHASGKEALTWGVLNFPPFQILEGSRQGSGSFDGELQRLIARMPEYAHDVVPMSFARRREDFIAGANLCTPGIFKPPAQALNLAISMPALTHLDNRIVFLKDKAKLFGEDNPIALDTLFSNEKLVGAVVPGRSYAPNIDEAIQRFRGKPNLMIRPLETRQLFEMLLNGDLDYLILFSHEAAFLADQSGGSELIMNRPIAGTPPYLYTHVACTGNAWGQAIIAKINAILLSEREQAQYRSYSERWYPIEDREKVRGYYPNMLKELK